CTGTATGCTCTATCCCTCAGCCATCcatagctggtagaactgcctccaaaagaaaagaatattggtgagagattttgtcaagtacaactcctcgagcttcgaccacagcatcgtcggagaagtctcgctaagtacatggatcaccacctcatctgctagatACATGCGGATTGTACTCACCGCTTGCATCTGTAGCcatctccaatcctgcacctccatgatggttggcttctcctcgcataagaaAGCATCTATCAATCTTTGCtagatgagcatgtccttcacccttacctgccataaggagaaattgctctttccatcaaacttgttgatttcTATCTTCactgatcctgtcttctccatcttgagtcttgctcaccaccgctgcaatttaTGTTCTTGTACtgcctactctgataccacttgtaggatggatgtctggctaggacaccacctcccaagactttTTCGATACCGTGCaatacagcaggaagaaagaagaaataaaacagaaacaatcaaatacatgAATCAGTcaaaaaagagctcgcctccatgaggcatgcaaacttcattatgagaataaaaaatattacaagagcaGATCTtaccctcaaccctcatacacccaatctctccctcacagaaagttctcccttacaaaagctctctctttaggaagattctcctgaactcctgaagcgacTGTTGTCCGCTGTCCAGAAGCTTCCTTACTTCTTCTCCTCTCAGCGCTGCATCACCCCACTGTTCTTTCTCTGGGTTTTCCGCCTGATGAAACCACGCCCACGCCCTTCTCTATAGGTGAACAGGGCCTTATAAAGACTCAAAACCCAAGCAACATCGGAAATAGACTCCTGATCGATCGGACTTCTGGCCATCCAATTtgcatcaaatgatcaaaataaccCACTAGATCATGTCCAAAACGTATCTTGACCATTGGATCATCACTGCAAACTCCCAATGCCGCCCGATCATGCATCGATCCATAGAATAGTCTGTGGACCACGAGAAACGCAAGGGAAATCACTGTCGGTCCACGGTGGATTTTGAGAAACCGAGCGGAAATGCCCCCTTGGTCCACAAGCCCGTCCATGGATtgcccgatccatgatggatcggGATACCCATGGGTAGCTCCTGCGCGCGCGTGCGCGTGAACCAGGGCCGGCCCGTGTGCGCGCACCTGAGCCTGTGCCGCACCTGCACGCGCGCGCCCGGGCCTAGGCCGCGCCCTACTGTTGGGCTGTGCGGTACCAAGCCCAGGCTGCACACTGCCGTGCCTGGGCTACGCGCGGCCATGCCGCCGCCACTCCGCCGGCCTGCCGTCGGCCGCCGACGGTCCTCTACCACTCTGAGTTTCATGTCGACTTCAATCGAGCATATCTCGACCATCCAAACTCCATTTGAGGTGattttgggctcgttggacttcattttccATCACagaccttgctgtgggctcaatatggatcgaatcttgagatgtCAAATCTTAACAACTGATCCATCGGGTTTTGTCTTAGTTTGAAAGATCCATTTACAACCGATCACATTCTAGTCATTGGCTGGAGGCACGAGCTCCCATATGCCATTAGAGATCAATGCATTGTATTCAGTTGTCATTGCCTTACTCCATTGAGGCTGCTTCGTTGTCTGTGTAAAACTTGTTGGGTCCGCAGCCGGTTTGATTTGACTGATCATGGACAGCAACCGATGAGGTTTCAAGCTACCGGTCTGGGTTCTGGTAACCATTGGATGATGTCTGTCCATCATTGAAGATGAAGTAGAGTTCTGGCTTTGCATGGTTGAGGTAGGGGCAGTAGATGGCGATGGACCGTATTGGTCCAAATCGACAACAAGATACAAGCCGAGGCTAGCACTTGGAGAAGTAATGGGCGAAGTTTGTAATAGAGGTGCTGAATCGATGGCATTTACGGGTGAAGGCTGAACTAATGGAGTAGAAGGTGGAACCGGTAGATTAATGATGACTAGTGTAGCAGCTAGATCCGTGGAAGGCACTATATCATCATGATGATCGGCAAAGGGATAAACCTGTTCATCAAAAATTATGTCTTCCATAGCAAGAAATTagtagatgttaatttaatcgaTAATTGATGCGTGACATTAGGCATAGAGCCTTAGGAATTCATTGAAACTGGAACAATACTCATGGTGAATGTTGCAGAAGGAGTGggattttagtcccacatcagttgtTCAGTCAGATCATCTTGTCTGATAAGGCTTTGCTATCCTTTAGCCCTTTATGAGGCACTTTTTGGCCCGCGCAATGCGGCCCCGAGGGATAAAGCCGTACGGAGTCTACTCCTCAAACCAGACAATACCTCATAGGTGGATGGGGCCGTCTTACGCCCATGTGGCTACGGATGCATCCTAGGACCCGGTCCAATCCCCAACAGACAAGGTCCCATGTGGCTATGGACACGTCCTGGAAGCCGATCCGACCTTATAAGCCTGACTGATCGGACCGTAACACTGATGGTCCATGCAGATCTCCCCTAACAGATAAGGTCCCCTGACGGGGGGATCACTGTTGCGGAGAGAGCAAAATTTTAGTGCCACATCGGTTGTTCAGTCAAGCCATCTTAGCTTATAAGGCTTCACTACTCTTTAGCCCTTTTGTGAAGTGCCTTTTGGCCCACGCAATGCAGCCCCGATAGACAAAGCCATATGGGGTCCACTCCCACGTGAGGCCGTCTTACGCCCTCGTGGCTACGAGCGCATCCCGAGAGTTGGTTCGATCTTATGAGCCTAGCTGATCGGATCATAATATTGGTGGCCCATGCAGGTCTCTCCCCAATAGGCAAGGTCCCCTAATTGGGGGGGCCACAATTGCGGAGGGAGTGGGATTTTAATTCCACGTCAGTTGTTCAGTCAGGCCATCTTGTCTTATAAGGCATCGCTATCCTCCAATCTTCTGTAAGGCACTTTTTAACCCGCGCAACGCGGCTCCAAGGGACAAAGTCGTGCTGGGTCCACTCCTCAAAGCGGATAATATCTCATATGTGGATGGGGTCGTTTTATGTCCACGTGACTACGGACGCGTTCTGGGAGCTGGTCCGACCTTATGAGCCAGGCTGATCGGATCGTAACAATGAAAATGCAGAGTTTTGCatgaaaggaagaagagaaaaaaaaagagatctaagTGGTTAGACCTCTTAGAATTGGAAGCTTCAACTTTATTGATATTCTATAATATTTATACAAATACAATTTAGTGTGCAACTAAGCTTGGTGAGCAAGCAAGCTCAAACAAGGAATACAAATCTAATACAACTTGGTGAGCAAGCAAGTTCAAATAAGGaatacaaatcaaattagaaGACTATATACATAAGAGGAGAATAATTCACAAATGGTAATTGCCTTATCAGCCTCCACttacttccaaaaaaaaaaacaaggaagaagaagaaaaaaatcttaGCTTAATTTGGTCCTCGACTTGTGCATAAAGCTTTCTGGAAAAACTTAGCCCATGTAGCTACGGACGCATCCTCGGACCCTGTCCAATCCCCAACAGGCAAGGTCCCACGTGGCTATGGACACGTCCTGGAAGCCGATCTGACTTTATGAGCCTGGTTGATCGGACCGTAACACTGATGGTCCATGTTGGTCTCCCCCAACAGACAAGGTCTCCTGACGGAGGGACCACTGTTGCGGAGAGAGTGgaactttagtcccacatcggttgttcAGTCAGACTATCTTAACTTATAAGCCTTCACTACTCTCTAGCCCTTTGTGAGGTGCCTTCTGGCCCACGCAACGCAGCACTGATAGACAAAGCTATATGGGGTCCACTCCCACATGAGGTCGTCTTACGCCCATGTGGCTACGAGTGCATTTCGGGAGTCGGTTCGATCTTGTGAGCCTCGTGGATCGGACTGTAACACTGATGGCCCATATAGGTCTCCCCCCAATAAGTAAGGTCCCCTAACTGGGGCATCACTATTGCGGAGGGAGAGAAAATTTAATCCCACATCGATTGTTCAGTCAGGCCATCTTGTCCTATAAGGCTTCGCTACCCTCCAGTTCTCTGTGAGGCACTTTTTAGCCCGCGCAATGCGGCCCCAAGAGACAAAGTCATACTGGGTCCACTCCTCAAAACGGATAGTATCTCATAAGTGGATGGGGCCGTCTTATGCCCAAATGGCTACGAGCGCATTTCGGAAGCCGGTCCGACCTTATGAGCCAGGCTGATCGGACCGTAACAATGAAAATGTAGAGTTTTGCatgaaaggaagaagagaaaaaaaaagagatctagGTGGTTAGACCTCTTAGAATGGGAAGCTTAAACTTTATTAATAttctataatatttatataaatacaaTTTAGCGTGCAAGTAAGCTTGGTGAGCAAGCAAGCTCAAATAAGGAATACAAATCTAATACAATTTGGTGAGCAAGCAAGTTCAAATAAGGAATACAAATCAAATTCGAAGACTATATACATAAGAGGAGAATAATCCACAAATGATAATTTCCTTATCAGCCTCCActtacattcaaaaaaaaaaaaaaaaaaaaaaaaaaaaaaaaaaaaaaaaaaaaagaaaaaaaagaaaaaaaaaagaagaagaagtaaaaTCTTAGCTTAATTTGGTCCTCGACTTGTGCATAAAGCTTTCTGGAAAAACTTAGCGgtttgtaacaaaaaaaaaaaaacctaaactTAGCGGTGGAAATTAACGGGAGCCCTGGCCTGTGCGGTGCTCTGCTATAAAAGGACAGGGAAGAGGGGACCAAGAGCGGATACAAAGAAGATCACCAAACCATGTCTCCCTCCTTGCAACTTCCCTTCGAGCTGGTTCTCTtgctcttcctcccctttctgcTGCTTCTTAGCTTCAAACAATCCTTTTCCAAGAAGGCCAGACTACCACCATCACCCCCAAAGTTTCCTTTCATAGGAAACCTCCACCAGTTGGGTCCTCTCCCTCATCGGTCACTCCAAGCTCTGGCAGAGAAGCATGGACCACTCATGCTTCTCCATCTCGGCCAGGTGCCCACCCTCATCGTTTCATCCGCCGAGATGGCCCGGGAGATCATGAGAACTCATGATCACATCTTTGCTAGCCGCCCTCCTATGAAGGTTGCTAAGATCCTTTTGTTTGATGCCATGGACATCGGCTTGGCACCATACGGTGAGCACTGGAGGTATGCAAGGAAGCTTTGCATCGTCCACCTCCTTAGCAATAAAAAGGTGCAATCTTTTCGGCTCTCGAGGGAAGAAGAAGTAGCCTTTATGATCAAGAACATCTCTCGAGCTTCTATTACACCCGATCCTGTGAACGTAAGTGAGATCTTGTATGCCTTCGCAAATGATATGCTCTGCAGAGTTGTGTCAGGGAAATTCTTTAGAGAAGGTGGGAGGAACAAACTGTTTCGCGAATTGATAAGGGAGAATTCCGTTCTGACTGGAGGATTCCATTTGGGGGACTACTTCCCTTCGTTGGAATGGACGGACGTGTTCTTTGGGATGTGCGCGAGGGCCAGGAGAAATGCTGAGAGATGGAGTGGTGTTCTTGACGACGTGATCAAGGAACACGCGGATCAAGTGAAGGATGAGACGCATGAGAAGGACTTTGTGGATGTGTTGTTGTCCCTTCAGAAGGATCCCGGTGTGGACTTGGCCCTCACAAAAGAAGATATCAAGGCGCTCTTAGTGGTATGTTCTCTGTATCACTTATCATTGATCAGATTTACCTTGTAAATTTGTTACTTGTTCTCAGCTTTAAGCGCTTCTGAAGAAACTGACAGTAGTATTTGGACATGAAGTTTTTCTTAACTAGTTGGGACTTCCATTCAATATTCTCCATGCATCAAACAAttagtttcttttttttcatcatcGTGTTTTTCAATGATTGATAAATCTGACTAAACGTTCAGAGCGAAGATGGTCCTAAAGTAAATAATAAGTCTTTTTATTTTAGGTTTCTTTGATCTCAGAGAATAAGAAGGGTGTGGACTTTGGTAAACGGAATGAATGGAATGTTCATCAAACTATTTGATGGTCCAACGCGACACTGGTCATTGGATCACTCATTAAGATGAACGAAAGCGGACCATGCATGAGTTGGTCTATGTCATGTGATGTTTACTTGATTGATAGATGATCACCATCACAAATAGGTTCTGCTTCATGTCAGTATAAAATACTTGATATTGCTTATGAGATGCCCACAACTCAACCGTGTAGTCCTTGAACTCCAAATGGGATTGGTTAAATGTTACAAATGTTTCTCCATCAGTATCTTTTTGAATTAATGAAACCTAAAGGTACTTTAAGGTTTTTTCCCAAGAAAAAAGTGACACCTGTCCCTTTGTTTTACATAAATCCAATCATACATAGTAGACAGACTTGCCGTATTCTAGCACCTGCCCATGGCTTCGAGCAGCATATAAGACAAATTTAAGTTCATATTGCTTTGTCTAAAGTTTTCTTTGCGTTGGAGAAAAGGCGTTCGAGCCTTGAAGGTTTTCAATGGACGAGCTTGAATTTGAGTCAGTTGAGCCACCGCAAGGTCTCGAACTTGAAGGCCTGGTCAGAGAATCTATCATTATTAAAATTCTGTAGTTGGTACGATGCCCTCTGACGTCAGGTTCAGAAGAACAAAAGTTAGACACCTTCGCTTGAAAACATGTACCACGGTGGGGATAATTTGTTTGATCGATAGGGTCAGCATCTTgtttattagatttattttttgattagttGATAGCATCCCGTCTCTCCTCTTTTTGCTCCTTTGTCTACTTTGATCGATAGGGTCAGCATCTTGtatattagatttatttttggattAGTTGATAGCATCCCGTCTCTCCTCTTTTTGCTCCTTTGTCTACTTtcctcccccctcccccctcccttttttttttttttttcttgctctctCCACTGTTGATTTTAAGCTCTACCTttcatttattaataaaatatggtGATATGTTTCCACCATTTtactcaaataattttaaaaattaactaattcatgaggtataatttgaAGATCAAGATTGACACATCAATCTAGATTCTAAGAACTAGCAGTCAGAGATTTCTAATGAAAAAGATATCCATAATCTTATGATAGTGTGcccatcattttttttcaaaagaaaaaaaatcagcccGATAAATATCTCCATGAACGATATGGTGAGTATTATCACCGCTCTGTATATTTACCAAGTAATAAGCACTCTTCTTCCAACTAATATTCAACTaactatttttctgaaaaacCAATATGCAAAGTACTATCACACCAACATGTACTAGATAGTATATGTTATTTATCACATTGATTAATTGTTATGTTTATAGTCTGATTGTGGATGATCATCGATGATTCGTATAAGCTTCAATCCATTCTTTTTACTCATTAATTTCTTTCTTATCAGGATATGTTTGGTGCTGGAACCGATACATCTTACATAGTCTTAGAATGGGCCATGGCAGAGCTTGTTCGAAACTTGCAGGCGATGAAGAAGTTGCAAGATGAGGTTCGAGGCATAGCTACAGAAAAAGGCTTGGTCAGAGAGGAGGATTTAAGTGAGCTGAGGTATTTAAAAGCTGTGATAAAGGAAGTTCTAAGATTACACCCTCCTGTTCCATTATTGCTTCCAAGAGAATCCATGGATGATTGTCGCatagagggctatgaaattcctAGAAGAACAAGAGTAATTGTGAACAGTTGGGCCATTGGTAGAGATCCAAAAGTTTGGGAGGCACCAGAAGAATTCCGACCTGAGAGATTCATGGGTAATCAAATTGATTTCAAGGGGAATGACTTCCAATTCATTCCATTTGGATCTGGCCGACGAATTTGCCCTGGTATGAACTTTGCGATTTCTACGGTGGAGCTTGCACTAGCAAATTTGATACAATGTTTTGACTGGGAGTTGCCTCATGGCATGGCAAAGGAGGATCTAGATATGATTGAAGCTCCTGGCACCACAAACCCAATGAAAAAAAGGCTTCACCTGGTTGCAAAACCACGTGGCTACTACGTGGACCTATGAGTGATGACCAGTTCCACTAAGAATAAGTATTAGTTCTTGTAATAATAACTAATAATGACGACTTAGTTTTCACAATACAAGCTTATGGAACTAGATTTTGTGTTTtgtgttggaaattgtatcctaaaatcaatcgcctGACGATTGAGTTTATATTTgtatatcaattatttattaataaataataattattctgatattttttatcataaaattatatcttctttgaactcttgtactgtgatgaagtctttagaactatgttagtgtgcgataaaaagaggatttatcatacagttcttaaacatattcgcgaccaaataatacgtcattacaaGACGATAACGTTTATTGAGTAAAGATCGTTAtgtaccatatgggttagttgtcctcttaaccaaggagtgtgataaCACTGGTAtgccatacagatgagatgtaggagtatattatcactgaacaagtgactcacctgcggagcattctgctgtcaagagctgctcgtgaaatatttgggtataagtgtccttcagatctgagatcatcatagtgacttgcaagcaactcactgtgctttgatgtcggactatctagatttctaatacagtgacggaaggctattaggtacggtcaagtacttgtgaagtctgtgtatagatcaagatgggattgacctctcaaaactattgaagttgatatatcattgtatttcaatatagcaaagtcttgatcaagataatccatgaaatGGATTTGaaggattgaaatacaatgtggataatacaatcatggttgacagttaacctgagaccatcctagagcatccagggtcaaaaggatgaattatgcggtcaccatatgtatggattctgaaatatttttttataataattcaacctatctggacgtcggaaatcattgctacatagtatctcgattagtacaagaattatttcctatgctaccagcttagtgtttgaatctatggagttatgcacataagtcagataaagtaggaaagaattagcctatgtttatatgtctaatttgaaagtacttgacttgattgaatatataagctaacttaattgagaattaagttatgagtcaaacgagattgaagagttgactatgtctagctagcactatacatgaggttcaagtttaattccggggatgaacagtttctgatctatgattcatagagcatatgagagattggatttaagtactaattaatttcaaattagacctgaattaattagacttaattggatctaaaaatcTATGTTAGACTggatacaaaagtcttaaagagtttgggattaacagtctttcgaaattatttcgaaccagcttcgaattggattcgaatcggatccgttttgatgagatataagaaatcctacttgcactgagatttttctcctatatAGGCCGACCAATATCTGAAATGGTGCTAGTTTGGGGTGTCCTATGTGGGTAAGAGATTGGGTGAAATTTGATTgttatatgtgatggcaattttaTCTCATgtgggaatccttctttcatgagtattgaactgattcaaatcagatttgagttaggacttctatacttattagatcataaaaatcatctataaataaagagggtctctatctatggatgcatagtaaAATAACgaacaaattagattgagagaatagagaaagagagaggaatctaaagagagagagaggcatgtctACTTTCCTTCCCCCACCCCCACGCCccacctcctttttttttcttgctttctctACTGTTGATTTTGTCCTCTACCTttcatttattaataaaatataataatatgttTCCACCATTTTActcaaataatattaaaattaactAATTCATGAGATATTAGAAGAACGAGGTTGACACATCCATTTAGATTCTAAAAACTAACGGTTAGAGATTTCTAATAAAAAAGATATTcataatattataatagtatgcccatcatttaaaaaaaaaaaatcagtctcGATGAATATCTCCATGAACGATATGGTGAGTATCATCACCATTCTGTACATTTTCCTAGTAACAAGCACTGTTCTTCCAACTAATATTCAACTAACTATTTTTTCGAAAAACCAATATGCAAATCACCATCGCACCAACATGTACTAGATAGTATATGTTATTTATCAAATCAATTGATTGTTATGTTTATAGTCTAATTGTGGATGATCATCGATGATTTGTATAAGCTTCAATTCATTCTTTTACTCATTAATTTCTTTCTTATCAGGATATGTTTGGTGCTGGAACCGATACGTCTTACATAGTCTTGGAATGGGCCATGGCAGAGCTTGTTCGAAACTCGCAGGCGATGGAGAAGTTGCAAGATGAGGTTCCAGGCATGGCTACAGGAAAAGGCTTGGTCAAAGAGGAGGATTTAAGTGAGCTGAGCTATTTAAAAGCTGTGATAAAGGAAGTTCTATGATTGCACCCTCCTGCTCCATTATTGCTTCCAAGAGAATCCatggatgattgtcgcctaaagGGCTACGAAATTCCTAGAAGAACAAGAGTAATTGTAAATGGTTGGGCCATTGGTAGAGATCCAAAAGTTTGGGAGGCACCAGAAGAATTCCAACCTGAGAGATTCGTGGGTAATCAAATTGATTTCAAGGGGAATGACTTCCAATTCATTCCATTTGGATCTGGTCGGCGAATTTGCCCTGGTATGAACTTTGCGATTTCTACAGTGGAGC
Above is a genomic segment from Elaeis guineensis isolate ETL-2024a chromosome 1, EG11, whole genome shotgun sequence containing:
- the LOC105037726 gene encoding cytochrome P450 71A1 → MSPSLQLPFELVLLLFLPFLLLLSFKQSFSKKARLPPSPPKFPFIGNLHQLGPLPHRSLQALAEKHGPLMLLHLGQVPTLIVSSAEMAREIMRTHDHIFASRPPMKVAKILLFDAMDIGLAPYGEHWRYARKLCIVHLLSNKKVQSFRLSREEEVAFMIKNISRASITPDPVNVSEILYAFANDMLCRVVSGKFFREGGRNKLFRELIRENSVLTGGFHLGDYFPSLEWTDVFFGMCARARRNAERWSGVLDDVIKEHADQVKDETHEKDFVDVLLSLQKDPGVDLALTKEDIKALLVDMFGAGTDTSYIVLEWAMAELVRNLQAMKKLQDEVRGIATEKGLVREEDLSELRYLKAVIKEVLRLHPPVPLLLPRESMDDCRIEGYEIPRRTRVIVNSWAIGRDPKVWEAPEEFRPERFMGNQIDFKGNDFQFIPFGSGRRICPGMNFAISTVELALANLIQCFDWELPHGMAKEDLDMIEAPGTTNPMKKRLHLVAKPRGYYVDL